One Osmerus eperlanus chromosome 2, fOsmEpe2.1, whole genome shotgun sequence genomic window, AGTGGTGACCCTGGTCTGTCCTGCTGGTCTCTCAGACGAGGCACCTGCCATCCCGGTTCGCCAACACCCAAACATGGGGCCGTCCAACCCGTCCTCAGAGACATTGGTAGCCAGGGCCCAACCTTTCTACACCCACACCTCCAgcactcctcccctccaaccTCGTCCCCACATCTATCACTTCTACCGTCAACATCAAAGGCCCCTCAGTGAGTCCTACTGGGCCTCCTACCCCACCAATGACCTACTCCCGCACCCTAGACCCGCCGTGGGTCCAGCTGGGGCAGAAACTGGTTTTAAGCCGCCCACCACTTCTCCTCCTACCCCTAGTCGAGACTCCTACCCTGAGgcccacaccacacagacatccaCCTCCATCCTGCACTCCTTCGCGCCAGTTCATCCCCGGTCCGCTCCCCTCCAGACCTCTGACATGGAGCTTCACCCTTACTATCCCTTTTACCATCACCCCAAAATCCCTGTCCCATTCCCAgagccagacccagacccagctgAAGAACCCGGACCTGGAAAAGAGGCCGTCCCCAGTAAAAGAGCAGTGTGGATCGACCCGCCTGCCCCCATCTCCAGCCCACCTACCTCCCGGACCGTGACCATCTCTTACCCCAACGTGCCTCGGCCCCGCCCCAAGGCGGGTCGGTTTGTCCCACCGCCTTCCCCCCAGCTCAACCACCCCCCCAGAGCAGACTTGCACAACCCCTTCCGCCCCCTGGGCAAACGGATTGAGGAATCCGCCCCTGCAGACGCAGGCTATGAGTCACGCCCGGGAGGCCGCCTCAGATGGTTGCCGTGGTTGCCAGATCCTCGTCTAGCCGGTCcgcccccctcctttcccccctcctctgatcCTCCCCAAATCCTAACTggaacctctcctctcccctctccatcccaaCCCCTTGTCCCTCTatatcacccccctcctcctcccaactACCTTAATTCCCCTCTCTCCAAATCAGCTACAAGTAACACCCCCCAGCAGGACCCGAACCCTGCGacacccccccctgctccctcacctgactccctgcctcccccctaccCCTACATCTACCACCCCTACTACTACCATCACTACTACCATGGCGGTAATCCTTACAGGACACCCCTACCTGATGacattctccctcctccatctacaaCACCGGGGACAACTCCATCTCAGACCCCCGTCCCTACTGTTACCATGGCACCCCGTCACCATTCAGTCTCCCCACGATCTGACTATAAATCCAAAATGGCGTCCGGTGACTCTCATATTCCTCCAAGGGTTGGTCCTCTACCTGACAAACCTCTCCCCATGGAATCTCTGTTAGCTCCTGATATCCAACCTGATCATCCTCTGTACccatactactactactaccaccaGTACTACCAGACCAGAGAACCTACACCTGACCAGGACCGGGGCAGTACACCGATGCCAGTGCTGGAGCTCTCTAAACCCCCCCTGGATCTTGACCAACCGGTCACCCCTCCCTCAGGTCCGAGCCTTAAAGGCATGTTGTATTCTCAGCCCAGCCCTCCCATGTCTCAACAGCCGCCTGCCAATCTTCACCCAAAGTTCCTAGGCGATGAGAAGGTTACTGGAAAGGCAGGTGAGCCGTGTTGACACAAAGCGAacaataaacaaacatgttCTTTGAAGAATTTCATGTTTTTCCTTATTCTCCATCTCGTCTTCTGTTCAGATTTCAGTTccgtgtctgacacacagaCTCCCTGTGGTCTTGGCTCCATCTGCAGTGGCCCTGTAGAGACTTACACTGTCAAAGGTGAGGCTCTTAACCACCGATCAATGGCATAACTTGACGCAAGAATACATACAGTCACAAAGTGGTGAGGGTCTACTTTTTTCATGAGGATATATGGAATAGACTGGAATACAGCAATACAGCTCAGTGTTGTTTAGTGAATACAGGCCTTGGTGGGTTTAGTATTAATGTGGTGTGGGGAGATGCAGCAGGACATGTGGTGGTAACtcctgagggaggagggcagagttcagaggaactgTAGCTTCTCTGCTCAGGCCTCAGCTTAGTATCTGGAGGGAATgtcaaccgtgtgtgtgtgtgtgtgtccaaaccCTCAGGGTGTACAGCAGGACgtcactttgtctttgtggtGCCTAGTACCCTGGTGGAGTCCACTGtgacccctcccctgtccctgaAGGCCAGTAACGTGTCATGCACCCCCCAGAGGGTGATGCGCACTGACTCCACCTTCTCTGACGTCTACACTGTACCCCTCCACGGCTGTGGAGTCCAGAAATATGTAAGACATTTaccaagttagctagctacctaaccTAATTCCTGATCCCCTAATTGGCCTAACTCACCAACTTAATGAAGCCATTTCATCTAGACTGCTACCTTGCCTAAACTACCGAACCTTGCTAACTTAGCTAAGCAACTTCACCTTAATAGCAACATCACTAATGAGCTGTTTGTATAAATGGCTGCCTCATCCTATGATCTATGTTTCTAGTTGTTCACTGTATTTAATTGAGCCTACAGTTACAATTATTCATTGTATGACTATTGTAAGTAATTGGATACTTGCATGGTGGATTCTCCACACACAAAGCTAATATATTAAAGATCCCATGGCAtgatgtttttggatgcttttatgtaggccttagtggtcccctcatactgtatctgaagtctctttcccgaaattcagccttggtgcagaattacagccactacaagCAGtcacacaatgagctttcctcaggatgtgccgtttcagctttcattttctctaaggcggagaagaatacccagggcttggtttacacctatcacaatttctagccactgggggaccaaaggcaggctaggggaactcgtattaatgttaaataacctcctaaattgaagttttcatgtcatgggacctttaatgcTAATCTGATGGTAAATTAAAATGTTGCCCTCTCGTGCACCTGCTGCTGACGGTTAGGAGGCAGGGCAGACGGTTGTCCACCtgttggaggtcagaggtctCCAGGCTCCGCCTACTGAGGCCGGCGGCACACACCAGGAAGCTCCTGTCAGGTACAGCAACGATCCTTCCTCCCGCACTCCGGTCCACAGGGATCCCCCACcagaactgtgtgtttgtgtgtgttccagactgATGGTGGAGTGTATGGGGTCTCCCGGGTTCCCAGGGAAGATCACCATCAGGAGGATGAGCCCATCTCCGCCTCCTCCAGTCCAGACGCCGAGCAGGGCTAGCTTTAGCTCCATGGCTGTCCCGACTCCGAGCAGGGCTGGCTTAGGCTCCATGGCTGTCCAGCTGCGCATAGCCACAGGTACCATGTCTTTGGTGTTCATCTCAAAGCTCTTTGCGATGGCTGGTTGGACAGACTGGGTAAGCTGGGTCCTGGATCCCAGCCTCATGAGGTTGTCCAGAATTGTCACTGGAGCTCTAACGGTTATAACAATTCCCCCTGGTGATGAataaagttacatttacatttagtcaattatcagacgctcttatccagagcgacttacagtaagtacagggacattcaccccgAGGCAAAGTActtacctactctaccctaCCCTAAAATACTCTACCCTACCCCACTCCACACTACCCAACGCTTCCCTTCCCTACAGATGAGCACTATGACAGCttcctcccagagccccacctgCCCCTGGCTCTGCTCCTGGGCCGGCCCCTGTACCTGGAGCTGGTCTTGCTGAACCCCCCCGAGCCTGGCTCTGTGCTGCTCGTCCACCACTGCCTggcctacacacactctcctcacacCGGCTGGATGCTCGTCTACGACGGGTGGGTGATCCTACCAC contains:
- the LOC134014802 gene encoding nascent polypeptide-associated complex subunit alpha, muscle-specific form-like isoform X4, coding for MELHPYYPFYHHPKIPVPFPEPDPDPAEEPGPGKEAVPSKRAVWIDPPAPISSPPTSRTVTISYPNVPRPRPKAGRFVPPPSPQLNHPPRADLHNPFRPLGKRIEESAPADAGYESRPGGRLRWLPWLPDPRLAGPPPSFPPSSDPPQILTGTSPLPSPSQPLVPLYHPPPPPNYLNSPLSKSATSNTPQQDPNPATPPPAPSPDSLPPPYPYIYHPYYYHHYYHGGNPYRTPLPDDILPPPSTTPGTTPSQTPVPTVTMAPRHHSVSPRSDYKSKMASGDSHIPPRVGPLPDKPLPMESLLAPDIQPDHPLYPYYYYYHQYYQTREPTPDQDRGSTPMPVLELSKPPLDLDQPVTPPSGPSLKGMLYSQPSPPMSQQPPANLHPKFLGDEKVTGKADFSSVSDTQTPCGLGSICSGPVETYTVKGCTAGRHFVFVVPSTLVESTVTPPLSLKASNVSCTPQRVMRTDSTFSDVYTVPLHGCGVQKYEAGQTVVHLLEVRGLQAPPTEAGGTHQEAPVRLMVECMGSPGFPGKITIRRMSPSPPPPVQTPSRASFSSMAVQLRIATDEHYDSFLPEPHLPLALLLGRPLYLELVLLNPPEPGSVLLVHHCLAYTHSPHTGWMLVYDGCPRDGALPAPPPSDTRRLTVTAFQALSTQRPLPLQTGSTTPHPENPEVHFLCSTEVCSPTDRDCSVGCIAVRTKAAPLS
- the LOC134014802 gene encoding mucin-2-like isoform X3, whose amino-acid sequence is MELHPYYPFYHHPKIPVPFPEPDPDPAEEPGPGKEAVPSKRAVWIDPPAPISSPPTSRTVTISYPNVPRPRPKAGRFVPPPSPQLNHPPRADLHNPFRPLGKRIEESAPADAGYESRPGGRLRWLPWLPDPRLAGPPPSFPPSSDPPQILTGTSPLPSPSQPLVPLYHPPPPPNYLNSPLSKSATSNTPQQDPNPATPPPAPSPDSLPPPYPYIYHPYYYHHYYHGGNPYRTPLPDDILPPPSTTPGTTPSQTPVPTVTMAPRHHSVSPRSDYKSKMASGDSHIPPRVGPLPDKPLPMESLLAPDIQPDHPLYPYYYYYHQYYQTREPTPDQDRGSTPMPVLELSKPPLDLDQPVTPPSGPSLKGMLYSQPSPPMSQQPPANLHPKFLGDEKVTGKADFSSVSDTQTPCGLGSICSGPVETYTVKGCTAGRHFVFVVPSTLVESTVTPPLSLKASNVSCTPQRVMRTDSTFSDVYTVPLHGCGVQKYEAGQTVVHLLEVRGLQAPPTEAGGTHQEAPVRLMVECMGSPGFPGKITIRRMSPSPPPPVQTPSRASFSSMAVPTPSRAGLGSMAVQLRIATDEHYDSFLPEPHLPLALLLGRPLYLELVLLNPPEPGSVLLVHHCLAYTHSPHTGWMLVYDGCPRDGALPAPPPSDTRRLTVTAFQALSTQRPLPLQTGSTTPHPENPEVHFLCSTEVCSPTDRDCSVGCIAVRTKAASLS
- the LOC134014802 gene encoding mucin-2-like isoform X1, with translation MELHPYYPFYHHPKIPVPFPEPDPDPAEEPGPGKEAVPSKRAVWIDPPAPISSPPTSRTVTISYPNVPRPRPKAGRFVPPPSPQLNHPPRADLHNPFRPLGKRIEESAPADAGYESRPGGRLRWLPWLPDPRLAGPPPSFPPSSDPPQILTGTSPLPSPSQPLVPLYHPPPPPNYLNSPLSKSATSNTPQQDPNPATPPPAPSPDSLPPPYPYIYHPYYYHHYYHGGNPYRTPLPDDILPPPSTTPGTTPSQTPVPTVTMAPRHHSVSPRSDYKSKMASGDSHIPPRVGPLPDKPLPMESLLAPDIQPDHPLYPYYYYYHQYYQTREPTPDQDRGSTPMPVLELSKPPLDLDQPVTPPSGPSLKGMLYSQPSPPMSQQPPANLHPKFLGDEKVTGKADFSSVSDTQTPCGLGSICSGPVETYTVKGCTAGRHFVFVVPSTLVESTVTPPLSLKASNVSCTPQRVMRTDSTFSDVYTVPLHGCGVQKYEAGQTVVHLLEVRGLQAPPTEAGGTHQEAPVRLMVECMGSPGFPGKITIRRMSPSPPPPVQTPSRASFSSMAVPTPSRAGLGSMAVQLRIATDEHYDSFLPEPHLPLALLLGRPLYLELVLLNPPEPGSVLLVHHCLAYTHSPHTGWMLVYDGCPRDGALPAPPPSDTRRLTVTAFQALSTQRPLPLQTGSTTPHPENPEVHFLCSTEVCSPTDRDCSVGCIAVRTKAAPLS